CCGAGGACTCCCTGCATTAAAATATCCAAAGCAATTACAAAAAAATCATTACAACACTCAAGTATTAAAACTTCACTCAGTTGATACTGTATACTGCATGAGTATGTTTTCAGAAAAAAGCAACAAGTTTTAATGAAACACACACACACCTGTCTGAGAAGCACATGTCGAACGGCTGAGTCGATGTACTCTTTGACTGGCTGACCGGAAGAGATCATGTACCCATCCTTGAACTTCATGGACTTGGCACGTTGAGCCCTCAACTTTCCACTAACAATGACCTAGCAAATATAATAAAACATATAAATGCACAACACCAAAAATAGAATTCGTATGTAATTATCGGCAATTGCAAAAACACACCTCACAGCCCTTTGCTCCACTCTCCATGATGAATCTCAAAACACCATAACAAGCCCTGAAATAAATTATTACAATATGGTTATATAACATATGTAATTTGAATAGAAACAAAATAAAACTGCAAAATTTTTGAAGACAGATAAAAAAACTTGATTTCAGGGGACTGCAAAATTCACTAGTCACATAGAAGATTCTTGAATCATTTGTAACTATTTTTCAGTTAAAAAACTCACACTTCAAAGCAAAGAATTAatgaaaacaattttaaaaatgtAGCAAACCCAAGAATGAGTTAGTAAGCAAATTGCAAACTATCAAAAAAGAAATGGGTATGCTTTAGTTATAGTCATCTTCCGACACAAAGTCAAGGCACAAAAATAGCCAATCTGCTTTATAGATGACAAGACAGGTCCGATAAAAAGCACTTAAtactaaaaaaataatttaacaGAAGAATTGATAAACTGTACATAGCCCTGCCAAGACCCTATCTGCAATAAGCACGTGTCTAGTGAGAGGATCAAGGCAGGAAGGAAGGAGATTAATGTTGCCACCTTCCGACACAAGATTGGTACCAAAATATTCCAATTTGCTATGTAGGTGGTCATGCCCAGTACTTGTTTTGGATCAAGTTCCTCTAAATGTCTCAATAAAACAGCATAAATGATGTATTCAAGCTGTGCTAGCAGAATCTAGAAAAAGCAAGGCATTATGGTAACAAATTTGTAATGTTAAAGAGAAATTAGATATCTGAAGAAAGCAAGCCCAACAAGAGAGGCTGTCACGGAGCACTGGAAACTGATTAAACATATCCAAACAGAGAGATATAGAAACATGAAAATTAGTGTGAAACCCCTTGCCATAACACTCACTACGAATAATATTAATGTCATCCGCTTTGGACACAAAACTGTTAACTAATTGTTCAGATTTTCTTTATAGGTGACTATGCACATGCCATAAATTAACAGATTACTAAATCACAGCTCAACCAAATTTGTAAAAATAATCGCCAAGCTGTGCATTTTGCAGAGTTAAAATTAACATAAAGGCAAGATGTGCATTAccaattaaaaattattatagaTAAAAGCATTTTAATTTTAACACAAGTCAAAGTCAAATTCAGGATACCTTCTGACAGCCAATCCTCCGAGAAGCTTGTATCGGAGAGACTCAGCCTGAGCAATAGCACATAGACCCCTGTTGTTCACCTTCTCAGCATAAAGCTCAACACTGTTCTCCGGGAACTTGAATCTTTTCTGTACAACAGATGTCAGCTCCCTGATCCTCCTTCCCTTCTCACCTACAATTACATTTCAATCAATTGAATAAATTCCTACCAATAAACAATCAGAAAAACCTAAAAACAATTACCAATCAATAAAATACAAATCATAACTCGACCAGCTTAATCCAGATACTATAATTACACTATGATACAATTACCAATCTAGCCTATATACTATGATTACACTATGATTTTCAAATAATTACAACATCAAAAATCAGAAATCAATTGGCACATACAAACTTGTAAACTAAATACACTGATTTAAAAAAACACAGCCTCCGAAAGTCAGAAATCAATTGGTGCATACATATTTGTATACTAAATACactaatattaaaaaaatacagCATATAATCTGTTAGTACTGCACAAATACATTAAATTACGAGATATATTAGCATTAGACTATTAGTACAATGTTAAAAAATGCATTACACCTATTTTGTACCAACAAATAACATATTAATTTATCGAGATTTTACGATTACCGATTAAGAAATGAATACATACCGAGAACATTCTGAGTACGAGTAGCACGGATGATAATCTCAGTGCGCATCGGAGTAACTCTAACTTCCACACCAGAGTATCCATCCTCAGCTAGCTCTCTTGTCAATACTTCGTTCAATTCAGCGAAAAACACTCCGTCAGCGACGAACTACAatcaaatcaatccacaattcaATCAACAAAAACAATCAATAAAACTAATTAATTGTGATTTCTCCATTTTTACTGCAATTCACCATTTTAATTAATCAAAAACTAACTTATAACTATACAATTGATAATTTTCGTCTTTTTAAtatcaatctctctctctctggcTCTCTCtcggtctctctctctctctctctgtgaAAATGATGTGCGAAAAATATTGGATACGAGAAGAAACTGACCTTTCGCTTTTTGCTCAACTGAGTCGCCATGTTGAAACGAGTTACTGAGTTAGATCGGAACGAGATGCTTTAGCTTTGATGTTGCTCTGCAAATGAACGCCTCTAAATTGTGCTAGGGTTTTGTTTATGTCTATCCTGTGAATATATATGTTGTAAGCTTCTAGGGTTTGTGATCTACGGCTGAGATTGAGTTTGGATTTTTTGGGCTTTTTTACTCATTTTGGGCTCCGGGATGGATATAGTTGGTGATTTTAGTTTTGGTCCACTGAAGTTCGATATGGAGCCCAAATGTGGGGTTTTACTTTTTAATGTAGATGAATGATAAGAAACTTACAAGCTATTTACAGGCCCATGAGCCCATGACCCAAATGTTTTCCGTACATATTGCTTTTTACTAGCAAGTTACACGGAAATTTTTGACATAT
This genomic interval from Apium graveolens cultivar Ventura chromosome 8, ASM990537v1, whole genome shotgun sequence contains the following:
- the LOC141677440 gene encoding small ribosomal subunit protein uS3y-like; its protein translation is MATQLSKKRKFVADGVFFAELNEVLTRELAEDGYSGVEVRVTPMRTEIIIRATRTQNVLGEKGRRIRELTSVVQKRFKFPENSVELYAEKVNNRGLCAIAQAESLRYKLLGGLAVRRACYGVLRFIMESGAKGCEVIVSGKLRAQRAKSMKFKDGYMISSGQPVKEYIDSAVRHVLLRQGVLGIKVKIMLAWDPKGKQGPMTPLPDLVTIHPPKEEEEYRQPIATTIVPADIDLGASPIPGQIPVA